The sequence below is a genomic window from Carassius auratus strain Wakin unplaced genomic scaffold, ASM336829v1 scaf_tig00215446, whole genome shotgun sequence.
AACTCTCTGAGTTATTCCCTCTATGACTGTAGGGTCTTGGTGAAAGATCTTTCATAACTTGGGCAAGTTAGTTCTATCCGTTTTtcttattaatgcatttacaagGGCTGTACCCATTGTGATTTCATTAACTCCAAAAAATCCCCCCTGAGATTATTGGCATAGCCACTGAGTAATAATTATTATCCCTGGCTACTTTGTGTATTTTGTCAGTCAAAGTGTCTAAAGTTAAAATCTGCTGTTAATTCTTCAGCTATATCACTATTTTGACCTTTTCTGTGACCTATTGAGTATATTACAGGTTTTCCATAGGTCTGCCTGTTTTCTTTAAGACTACATCGTCTTTCTTTATAGGAGTTTTTCTGTGCTCTATTATTTTGTCTGATTTAACCTGTAATCTTTAGCCTGCCCTTCTTCTAAAGGCACTAGCTACCCCATTTCTGTGCTGGAGATCTTTATTGACTggattaatcaaaacaaaagcATCCTCCTTTAATTTCTAATATCCTTCCTTCAGGATAATTAGATTTCTACCTTTCCCCAAAATAAGTCTTAAACGGTTCTTCACTATCCGACTCAGACTCATCATTTGGGCTTTCAGGCACTTCCGGCTGCAGAGCATTTAGGTCTAGAGCATCTCTATTCCCCTCTTGGTGGGGCATAGAACCGGGGGCTACCGATCCACATTTGGGCACTTCCCCAGTATCTACTCATCCAGATCATCCCAACCTCTTGTTGGAATGTTTCTGGCTTCCCCCCCATATTCATCAAACACTCTAACTTTAGGAGAAACTCTTTCTCCtctgtttgaataaataaagggTGGGATTTCTGCTCCTTCATAAATCCTAAGATTAACCACTGAAGTTAGCATTCTTATCTTATGCCATGGAATTTGATCTGAACCACACCTACACTGTGTAGGATCAATCAATTCCAGCATTTTAACTAAATCATGAGAAACAAGGCTGACCGTCGTCATCCTATCCATGTTTTACTCACTTAGAGTCTTACTTTATCTTCTAGCAAGATCTCTACTCTGGCTTCACTAAGCCTTTTGTCTTCCTATATCAGGTCTATCTATGAGCCTGTGCGCGCatatataagacaaaaaaaacaagtccCTCTGGACTACTTTGAGTCTAGCTATATCTCTTAGCAAGATCTCCTTCCTCGCTTCTGGCTACACTGAGCCTTCTGTTTTTCTATATTAGGTCTATCTACTAGCCTCCGCGAGcatatagaaaacaaacaagtCCCTCTGGACTATTACAATGGTCGTGGTCTGTAAGGACTTTCTAGTGTCAATACATTacgcttgttattattttcaagtCATCCTTTATCCTGTATTCAAGCCCCACACGTTTGGGCGCCATGTTGTGTTAATTTTATCTGACTAAAGAAATATGCAGATGTTCTCTCCAAACATCCAGATTTCAAACCAGCAAAGGCAATCTAAACCATTGTTCTTACCTTTGATGTCTTCTCTGTGGCAATGGAGAGTTCTGCACTTCTTCCCACCAGAACCAGATCAGCTCAGTTGAGTCTTTGCCTCTGCAGAGCTTGGCAATACAGAATCAGGAACAAACTAGAATAATAACTTTACTCGTAATAAATTactcagagacttgtttaaaGGTTTTTACGCATCACCATTGTACATGGCTtcgctttattttaaacactaactcataagcaaaatattaacaagtaaaaaacaaaagtcaaagcGTAAGTCTTCACCCCGAGATGCGGCAGGGGATGTGTCCAAACCATAACATTATATAGTCCccaaaaacaatacatcattTCTTCCGGATGCCTCCTTTTggtaaaacacattaacacatccgCTTGCACGCACACACTAACAGTCGGGTTGCTATGGATACAGGAAGTTAACATTTCCTTTTTTGGCAACCCCTCTTCTGCACACATACATTAAGTAATTGCTGCTCTATCTTCTTtccattaaagcaaattaatcttttctttaaGCTGTTACAAAATCTTAAGGCGTAGGCTAAGTAAGTAACTATTGCTACACTGCACAGCATCCTCCTCCCTGTGTTAATCAgattaaacacattacaatacatttttttagaaagaaagtccatcCTGCAACCCAGATTGCAAGATGCATTTCCTTGCACACTCATTGTTATCTTAGCAAAAAGCAAACATACGTGACAGTCTCAACTGGCGTACGTGACAGTCTCAACTGTTGAGCAAATGTTAACATCATACATTTCTTAATACTGCCTTTTTAAAAGTTGATGTCTAACAATTCATATATCTCATTATTACCTTTTAAGGGTTTTCTGGTCTTGCAACAGAGGTTTGCAATCTCAAGGCCTCGATTCCATTTGCCAGAGACTGTAACTCTAAATCAACATTAACCAACTCAATACAATTAATGATTtctctcatcatttttattatcttcttATTCATGCCTTCTTGTCTTCGCACCAGTCGAATTATTCTTCTTATCTTAGAAACGATTTTCTGCTGGTCCGTCGGTTGAtctcctcttctgtttctctcgacgcttgtctttcttcttttgtcgTTTGACCTTTTTGTTCCAGTCTTTCTGGAGGCCTTCAACAAGTAAATCATCCAAATCAATCTTTAATTTACCTGATTCATTATCACAGTTACCCAGTGAGACACGATTGGAAATATTGTGACTAGGTGACCCCATCTCAAAATTGGGAATCTCCAAAACAAAAACCATCCCCAACCACATCCTcccatttacagtaaaataattatacatttttctgccTATGTTTATTAATGTTCAGTTAAAAGTGGTTTTATTGAAACTGGTTAAGAGTggataatatttcataaataatctTGCTCTGTTAAAAAAATGAAGTGGGAAGCATATACAGCATATGTTACAGCATCTAATGGTATTTGTGTGAATAAATGTGAAGATAATTGTTGCTGAGTAATAGACACGGCATCAGATGTGACGTGACAATAGCATTTACTCATTGTGattctttacatttttgtacatgaATAGCTTTACGTGTAACTATGACTCAGTGGGGCTGGACTTCAAGACTTACCTGAtggttatttaaatgcatttgcttCCCTCATTCGCATTACATGAAGTCACAGCCACTGACTGTCAGCAGAACGGTAAGAACATTCAAGCAGTTCATTGCCTTATAAAAGTATGCCTATTATTTACCTTCTGATGTGGTAGGTAAAATACATAAGTGCTTTCTATATTTAATGAATgccaaaaatattaattgttaaTGCATAATTTAACAAATTGAAGGAAATTGTTACTGAATTACAtgttttttaaaatttcaatttgcATGTAATAGTGTAAGTTTAGTGAATAACCAGCAAGTACACATTCGTTGACTTGTTAATTGGCAATTATTTAAACtacaatgagaaatgtttcttttgttttgctAGGTATCTCAATTCATTTCTCCACATTGCCACAAAGACAGGAATCCCCATCAATTAACATCAGTCTGGAGATGCTCTTAATctcttaataaaacaataatatataattaaagtgaATTGACTAAATTAATGCAGGATTGATCATGTATACTATACCTGCATCCAGAAGTGGAACCATCGCGATTCCAGTTAAACTTAGAGAATCACTATCATGCCTCAATGTTGTATGGTCCGATATGTTTGAAACAGTAGACATTAACCCTGAAGAAGGAAGGAAGCATGAGTCTGATTTTCTTAAAGGAGCCCCGCCAAAGTGGCTTAATTTAGCAGAGGAAGAAAACTCTCCTTTAGTCGAGAGAGACGGCTTTAATGATTTATTACAGTTAAttaagagaaaaagaagaaaacgcTGTCTCATCACTGATATTTCTTTGCGATACCAGCCCGGCAGTGGAGGCTCAACTCTCTCCATGCAGGTGCTTTGGCATTTCCGGAAAGATCTCAGATGTGCCAAAGTGATCGATTCAGATCTAGACACCAAAGAGCTGTCGAAACAAGTGCTGGACCTCTTTCTGCTGTCTAATGAACAACATGCTGAACAAGATCGGAAAACTGTGCTGCTGTTACTGGACACCAAGACAAAGCTGGACAATGATCTCAGAGAAAACCTGATCGAGGAAATCCATAAGAGGTGCATCAACACAGACTCTCCAGTCGTGATCATTTTAAACTGCAAGACTACAGACTTTACTCTCACCGACACACTGATTCTCAACAAAATGCCCTCTGAAGAGCAAATTAGACAATTTAGGGAAAAACTTATACAACAGATCCGACTACAGAGAAAAGGCCAAAGGAGAGTCGCAACCATAAATCTGTTGTACCACGAAGCCAGCGGTGGATTAACACTAGAAGTACTCTCAGAAGTACTGAGAGACTTGAGAGAAGAGTTCACATGTCAAACCCTGACAAAATCATTCAAAACAGTGATAACAAAGGAGAAAAGCTACTATGCTACTTATTAAAGAGTCTGTTAAAGCTAAAGCGTGCCGATCAAACCAACCATCCTGCATTCATCATTATCAATGCTTATCAGAAAAATGTTGTTCGAGTGCCAGGCGACGTGAAGCTGAAAATGGAGCTCTTACCAGAGGAGAAGGACAGGTTTGCTCAGAAAAAGCTTCAGCTGGAAAGTAAACATAAGGAAATGTCACAGACGTTTCATGCCTTTAACATCATGCAGGGAGGTTTCCAGAAAGAAGATGCAGAGAAACTGATCACAGAAGAAATGGTGAAACATATTGAAAAAGACACGAAGTCAAGCAGCACAAGACTTCTCAGTTTTCTGGCTTTGATAAACTCATATGTCCCAGGTTCACACTTGTTGAAGATTTTCTGTGAGGATTTCATTAAAGAAGAAGAATGGTCCACTGATGGAGAAAACCTTTTGCTGGAAACGATAATGAAGCCTTTTGAGGGTCTCATAGTAACGTACTCGGAAGGAGAAAAAGAAGACCAATGCATTCGTCTGGCACATCCAATGATTGCTGATGCCTGTCTAAAAATATTCACTGAGCACAAACTGACAAGATATGATATCGCTCTTGACTTCTTGAACAGCATGGTGAAAGGAAACGAGAGTAATTATGAGAAAATTTGCAAGAGCATGTTCATCACAAGGCCTGAGGGTCTGATGGAAAAGGAAAAGTTTTCCAGACTTATTCTTGACATCATGCATGAACGTGAAAATAATACTGAGCAATGCATTTGTTTGTTGGAGTTGCTTTCAGATTTGTTCTGCACAGACCCTTTTTATCCTCAAGTTCTTGCACGTTTTTATTACATTAAGGTGCAAGAGGAAAACAAATATGTTGAGGCAGAACACTGGGCAAAAATGGCAATTGAAAGAGACCCTCAAAATTCACATTTAAGGGATACTTTGGGACAAATTCACAAAAACAACCTGCGGAAAATCTGGATTGAAGCTGGAGAAACATGCACAGATGTAGAGAACGTTTTGGCCATTGCACAGTCTGCCATTGATGCATTTAAAGATGTAGAGGAAGTTGCTGAAAAGGAGTCTGAAGATGACACTGGATTCAATAACAGGGGTCTATTTGGGTTCCTCCAGGTTTGCAAGATCATACATTCAAGCCCTTTTCAACACTTTGAACAACAACACAGTGATTTCATCAGTCGTCTCAAAGGAGATGTTGAGTCTAGATATGATTTCTTTGAATGGTATCTGGCTTTCTCAAGACTAAGCCTCAATAAAGAGGAACCGGACTACTTTCATGAAGATGTTGACGAGTGCTACAGGAAATATTTTAAACCGAGAGAGCAGACTGATGTAATGACCCTGAATGAGAAAAAGATGAAGTCTTTCGGGGGACTGCTTCATTTCCTAAAATCAGACATCAATGTGCTTAAAGAACATCAGAGTGCACTTAAAAATCCAAAATCTGATGATGAAACCCAAACCGTTCTCTACATCCTTGCTAACATCATCTTGAATCAATCGGGTGATCCGTGTGAAAAAGCAGAAGATCTTCAGGCGAGGTTACAGAGACTTTGGCTGAGAGAAATGCAAGACAGAAGACAAGAGTTTAACCTCTTGATTCTTTTGCTCTTTTGGGCTGATGAAGCACCGCCAGGAATCACAAACCCTCCAAACCTTGAAAAGTGTCTcaaaaaaatgcatcatttatACAAGAGTAAGTATCAGAAATACCTCCGCGGTCGCTACCTGGTGCCTCTGTTCTTCTTTGGGAAAGGAAAAGGTTTGGAGAGACTGGTTCACACCTCAAAACTAAATCAAACTGCTCTGGAGCTCCTCACTGAAGGGGATGAAAGTGTAAAGATCAAAGATCTTCCACGTGTCAAtgggcaggtcagaggtcatagAGTGTTTGCTATTAGAAGAGAAAAACAGATTAAACTCACTCCTCACGATCCGTCCAGTGTGTGCAAACCAGGCCTGGTGTCTTTCTACCTGGGCTTCACCATCAGAGGACCAGTCGCCTACAACATCAGATATGAAGAGAAATGTAAGTTACATacttttttacttcataataagaattagggctgggcgataaaacGATAACGATATATCGCGATATACGTAATCGatatcaataaaaaatgaattagataaaatatgaatttttttttcttcgtcgGAAGAAACCAGAGGTTGCAAAGCAATTTTGGTTGCATGAAAAAAAGGCACGCGCTTTCTGGTAGCCTAGCAACATAGGGAGTGACACGCTACCAGCCAATCATGTAACAGTTTGGTTGCGGCATATCGTTGTCTCGTGTTGGATTCTTCAGTAACAGAAAGAGCGTGGAGTGATAAGTGGAAAGCCTTATTTGATTGGTGAATGATGTAGATAAGATGACTGACTGCTGCACTAATTCTGCCATTCGCCCGCACATGTTGGAgaatgagaagagagagagagagagagagagagagagagagagagagagagagagatagccccccccacccccctagtgatgaaatgttttgtggttgttttgtgACAAATctattgaacttttattttgtccTTTGCAAATCACACCTATTAATCAGAGGaaggttaaaggattagttcaccccaaaaataacatttcctaatcatttactcacccccaatgTCACCCAAGATattcttgtctttctttcttcagtggaaaagaaattaagttttttgagaaaaaaattcaggattttttcttcatataatggacttcaaccAACTcggttgctattgtttcctcgAAAAAcataaaggtcccatttttcatgcctttttgaagctttgattgtgtttacagtgtgcaatataacgtgttcatgtttcgtgtgtaaaaaacacagtatttttctgtttacctctgttttcactgtcataaaaacgtaACTGATTGACTGAGTTCTGAGTTCTGATTGGGTTCAGCGGTTCCTGCGTTGTGATTCGACAACAGCTGAGTGCACGATGCCCTCCTGGAAACacgtttgggctagttttgagaagcaagtgggcaggatttgttttgaaaacctggcaatcctgatctgaacgcacgtgctggagatgtacttataatcacaggagcgttttttactgaagagatgcgcatgaaaatcacattagatttttttgcacagccctaacatctagttaacaaagctaaacagcgttgccctttgtgtagtaagttacagaaactgttaaacgcaccaacttaaataataaaatacacttacagtttgtggtccataaacaacgccttctccagacaaagagggaactgctccattcTTCAAGagtaatctttgtgcgaatccagcataaaactgattgagattgaggaagctgtcctcagcaaaatgtgctgcacatagttttacatttggattataattttcgggaaacgagtgaaacataaattgtaaccattgatctctaagtacagcgtccctgggaagcccaaacaaagatgattggactcagagatgaaaataacagcgtttcgacgacatggcgaacacaaacacagctcttcctcttctccgtcagagcgcaacaagaccatgcccccttttttgtgtgttcatgtgggtggaggttagtcaaaaacagttttagtgacgtcattactgcaggaactagagggatgtagtccaaactggtcattcgttgtaggcgaattctgttaaataaaatatctcgcttgtcattgaactttgagctttagaattgtacagatattatttatactctaacaacaacattacacactaactaaagtttaaaacatgggatcacgaagaacgggacctttaaatacttttccactgaagaaagaaagacatgaatatcttggatggcattgggggtgagtaaattatttggaaattttcattttgaggtgaactaatcctttaattttaaaataaaaatgtttaaatgtaatatatttttctccTGGTCCTTATTTGAAATAGgtcataaaaatatcaataattattgaTATCGACCAATATGAAACACTTTTATTGTGATAAAGATTTCagccatatcgcccagctctaataagacacataaaacacaattaaTATTTTCCAAGCTTTTATCAGTATGCAGTTTGGTTGTTTGCAAAATATGTATGTATCAATTGCATTTGTTTCCCGCAGTGAgatatttttattgctttttcttTGCAGCTTTCAGGGGCGCATGTTATATGAAGACACACAGAATGAAAACAACCTAAATGATATTTCACCTTTGATCTCTCTTTTTACTGTTtatatactttttactttttactatatatattaggggtgtaacggttcacaaaattcacggttcggttcgatacgatacactgatgtcacggttcggttcggttcggttcgatacgttttagatacagcaaaatgtaaaaacatctcaacttttcagaatgccgcaagcgcaccgcgggtcatgtgacaagaaccaaccaatcagcttcatcctttcccgtaacaacgttgagagctcagccaagatgaaggaacagctgatcatagttgtatatggattgcaattttgaaataaattcagtagcagagctactgcaagcgatttttagagctgcaaatccatttatccttcgctgaaatttccgcgtctcatggagagagcacgtcattgttgcttagcaaagacagacgcctcatgagcgcttctgcccgagcgctttggaaaggaggagaaagacgcgcttagcgttttccatgcgtttttaggagcgatatgtgaacggcccctaaggcgctcgctcactcagcacgcgctgaaggctcgttgcaaaatgtctaatgcatttaacagaccagaaatataagatcctaaaataaccaacaggtctgctgtttgggttggattccctgtaagctatagtgtctaaatgctgcagggatagtttgctgcgtgcatgtttctcctttttttcgtcttttcccagatagtactgacgcatatatcccagatattcccgctgtttttttttttgtaatcccgctggtgtaccctgtcatgttgcagatgcgacataccgttgtttttttatccaccactctcttgccatcaccattatagcttaaagggaatccaaagtgcacccaaacaccagacctgttggttatcggaggatcttctcatttctagtctgttaaacgcattggctattttgcaacgagccttcagcgcgtactgagtgagcgagcgcctgctgagtagcctaacataaacatataagatggtgtttttttcttcttcgggagtgtcaggggcgttgcctgttacgttgtttgggttattgggctaccttgttgaacgcatatcattatatttctctctctctctttttttttttttttcaaatataattaattactccaacgaaccgttcggtatacataatgcgtaccgcgtaccgaaccgaaagcgtcgtaccgaacggttcaatacgaattcgcgtatcgttacacccctaatatatatatatatatatatatatatatatagatagatagatagatagatagatata
It includes:
- the LOC113094842 gene encoding sterile alpha motif domain-containing protein 9-like, giving the protein MSNPDKIIQNSDNKGEKLLCYLLKSLLKLKRADQTNHPAFIIINAYQKNVVRVPGDVKLKMELLPEEKDRFAQKKLQLESKHKEMSQTFHAFNIMQGGFQKEDAEKLITEEMVKHIEKDTKSSSTRLLSFLALINSYVPGSHLLKIFCEDFIKEEEWSTDGENLLLETIMKPFEGLIVTYSEGEKEDQCIRLAHPMIADACLKIFTEHKLTRYDIALDFLNSMVKGNESNYEKICKSMFITRPEGLMEKEKFSRLILDIMHERENNTEQCICLLELLSDLFCTDPFYPQVLARFYYIKVQEENKYVEAEHWAKMAIERDPQNSHLRDTLGQIHKNNLRKIWIEAGETCTDVENVLAIAQSAIDAFKDVEEVAEKESEDDTGFNNRGLFGFLQVCKIIHSSPFQHFEQQHSDFISRLKGDVESRYDFFEWYLAFSRLSLNKEEPDYFHEDVDECYRKYFKPREQTDVMTLNEKKMKSFGGLLHFLKSDINVLKEHQSALKNPKSDDETQTVLYILANIILNQSGDPCEKAEDLQARLQRLWLREMQDRRQEFNLLILLLFWADEAPPGITNPPNLEKCLKKMHHLYKSKYQKYLRGRYLVPLFFFGKGKGLERLVHTSKLNQTALELLTEGDESVKIKDLPRVNGQVRGHRVFAIRREKQIKLTPHDPSSVCKPGLVSFYLGFTIRGPVAYNIRYEEKSFRGACYMKTHRMKTT